In the Lujinxingia litoralis genome, one interval contains:
- the dtd gene encoding D-aminoacyl-tRNA deacylase, whose protein sequence is MRALIQRVSQARVEVADEVIGQCGVGLLVLLGCGQGDDESDLDYVFEKVVNLRIFEDEQGKMNHSLLDIGGELLVVSQFTLYADTRRGRRPSFTGAMAPVPAEAMYQAFVERARARGITVGTGRFGAMMNVSLTNQGPVTIMIDSRER, encoded by the coding sequence ATGAGAGCATTGATTCAACGCGTCAGTCAGGCCCGGGTGGAAGTTGCGGACGAGGTGATCGGCCAGTGTGGCGTGGGGCTGCTGGTCTTGCTTGGCTGTGGTCAGGGTGATGACGAGAGCGATCTGGACTACGTCTTTGAGAAGGTCGTGAATCTGCGCATCTTCGAAGACGAGCAGGGCAAGATGAACCACTCGCTGCTGGACATCGGCGGCGAACTGCTGGTGGTGAGCCAGTTCACGCTCTACGCCGATACGCGGCGAGGACGTCGCCCGAGCTTCACCGGGGCGATGGCACCGGTGCCGGCCGAGGCGATGTATCAGGCCTTTGTCGAACGGGCGCGGGCGCGTGGGATCACCGTGGGCACCGGTCGCTTTGGCGCCATGATGAACGTCTCGCTGACCAACCAGGGGCCGGTGACCATCATGATCGACAGTCGGGAGCGCTGA
- a CDS encoding 1-acyl-sn-glycerol-3-phosphate acyltransferase → MLTLDTLNAISLTRRPMGQVLFATGVLSPNFKNPLTRTHITIEGFEKLPTDRPVIFAMNHTDRYNYWPFQWRLWRDHRMFTTTWVKGKYYNNPAIQAFMIKMNNLAVPSRGYLITADAVQLLGRPPAERAYRIVRQAVDAGSTDTRTLRERAAEEGVLADVVALLDTPRDLLGLNFDPQTHNYLERMSELFKQMMNRFVELNEEAFALGLHVLVFPEGTRSIRLQEGRTGLAQMALRMKATVVPIGCNGSDLAYPGNSPLSSGGTIVYRMGEPLSPEGALKPFAIEDDYTPFTLEAERAHAEKFRGMTDLVMDRINELLDERHQRQEGAEGKVKGANRFI, encoded by the coding sequence ATGCTCACGCTCGATACCCTCAACGCCATCTCGCTGACTCGTCGACCGATGGGCCAGGTTCTTTTTGCAACCGGTGTCCTCTCGCCAAACTTCAAGAATCCGCTAACACGCACCCACATCACCATCGAGGGGTTTGAAAAGCTACCCACGGATCGGCCGGTGATCTTCGCCATGAACCATACCGATCGCTACAACTACTGGCCTTTTCAGTGGCGACTCTGGCGTGATCATCGGATGTTTACCACCACCTGGGTCAAGGGAAAGTACTACAACAACCCGGCGATTCAGGCCTTCATGATCAAGATGAACAACCTGGCGGTGCCCTCCCGCGGGTACCTGATCACCGCCGACGCCGTGCAGTTGCTGGGGCGGCCGCCGGCCGAACGGGCCTACCGGATCGTGCGCCAGGCAGTCGACGCCGGCAGCACCGACACCCGCACCCTGCGGGAGCGGGCTGCCGAGGAAGGCGTGCTCGCCGATGTGGTCGCGCTGCTCGATACCCCGCGCGATCTCCTGGGACTGAACTTCGATCCCCAGACCCATAACTATCTGGAGCGCATGAGTGAGCTCTTCAAGCAGATGATGAATCGCTTTGTGGAGCTCAACGAGGAGGCGTTCGCGCTGGGATTGCACGTGCTGGTGTTTCCCGAGGGCACCCGCTCGATCCGCCTGCAAGAGGGGCGCACCGGGCTGGCACAGATGGCGTTGCGCATGAAGGCCACCGTGGTGCCGATCGGCTGCAACGGCTCCGATCTGGCCTATCCCGGAAACAGCCCCCTCTCCAGCGGTGGCACCATCGTGTACCGCATGGGCGAACCTCTCTCCCCCGAGGGGGCGCTAAAGCCCTTTGCAATTGAAGACGACTACACCCCCTTTACGCTGGAGGCCGAGCGCGCCCATGCGGAAAAGTTCCGGGGGATGACCGACCTGGTGATGGACCGCATCAACGAGCTTCTCGACGAGCGCCACCAACGCCAGGAAGGCGCCGAGGGTAAGGTAAAGGGCGCCAACCGTTTCATCTGA